Proteins from a single region of Pungitius pungitius chromosome 4, fPunPun2.1, whole genome shotgun sequence:
- the nkpd1 gene encoding NTPase KAP family P-loop domain-containing protein 1, translating into MTKANKDDIYAYALSKTLTEVSSPATVGLYSSCQNRICRILGQMAVYMKQEALNIEWKYKGRYKPRSVAPSLGGLVALIGRMLFYRPIWTKENQQHHNIRFIDVHFSAWHFAGSDLLWAGLAMRLFQAMQVNFGKLQIVLYRVVQHDEEEEVKKKTIEDSPRHWKSKKFCCCPLWFLCLVILVVVTIILAVLSTFGLPELKPGAALNGTTTQVGVIEGLAIAAIGVPAASALRFAFLMVKNLILNPDLKIRKGMDNERISNQLGFMDEVRKEMWFLSQFIRFMEVFERRRIRVVLKVTNLDRCSPKKIVAVLDAINILLSDEESPYISILAVDPDVLVQKVNFADGCFSKEDRAYAMLSRIVTLAFTVPPLCDDSKRTLFHSLTSMSKEPESLITSKGKRGTGSLKHTRCCVEIAFDPEESYELMDRDAAAPDANEEEVEESVRSVLTSGKRNLNEYMVEDAMSMRREINSIRMTVIIMKALKKELPPADHIAAWVVLANQWPCRLSWIIQCVEDAQQRAAIDLNDEVDAADPKTLWEVFSESRAELYVMSAQIEDLLEQDGDPEMFERFLKMDFRFTVQDLKTFEEATVNLDRSIRTQLAQLRGTARLKDSGWMRNLAPLPITTIINMDKEDVCKELARMEFASKYIDVVRSKDLNGLALIFGDADDLKDILGMTLGEWATFRLHFLGLPSHLRPQHKKMAVTPLHSQNQRSRFHLHAPS; encoded by the exons ATGACGAAGGCAAACAAGG ATGATATTTATGCATATGCGCTGTCTAAGACTCTGACAGAAGTTTCATCGCCTGCTACTGTAGGACTCTACTCCTCATGTCAGAATCGAATTTGCAGGATCCTCGGACAAATGGCAG TGTACATGAAGCAAGAAGCGTTGAATATTGAGTGGAAATATAAGGGACGTTACAAGCCGCGCTCAGTTGCACCTTCGCTTGGGGGCCTTGTAGCGCTCATTGGTCGAATGCTCTTCTACCGGCCCATTTGGACAAAGGAGAACCAGCAGCACCACAACATCAGGTTCATCGATGTGCATTTTAGTGCCTGGCATTTTGCAGGCAGTGACCTGCTTTGGGCTGGGCTAGCCATGCGGCTGTTTCAGGCCATGCAGGTGAACTTTGGGAAATTACAGATCGTCCTCTACCGTGTGGTTCAAcatgacgaagaggaggaagtcAAGAAGAAG ACAATCGAGGACAGCCCAAGACATTGGAAGTCCAAAAAGTTTTGCTGCTGCCCTCTGTGGTTCCTCTGCCTGGTCATCCTTGTGGTAGTAACCATCATCCTGGCAGTCCTGTCGACTTTCGGCCTTCCCGAGCTGAAACCAGGGGCGGCTCTGAATGGAACAACCACCCAGGTGGGTGTGATTGAGGGCCTGGCCATCGCCGCCATAGGAGTCCCTGCAGCAAGCGCGTTGAGGTTCGCCTTCCTGATGGTCAAGAACCTCATCTTGAACCCGGATCTGAAGATCAGGAAGGGAATGGACAACGAACGCATCAGCAACCAGCTGGGCTTCATGGACGAGGTGAGGAAGGAGATGTGGTTCCTCTCCCAATTCATCCGGTTCATGGAGGTGTTTGAGCGGAGACGGATCCGTGTGGTGCTGAAGGTCACCAACCTGGACCGCTGCTCCCCCAAGAAAATAGTCGCTGTTCTGGATGCCATCAACATTCTGCTCTCCGACGAGGAGAGTCCTTACATTTCCATCCTCGCCGTCGACCCAGATGTCCTCGTGCAGAAGGTGAACTTTGCGGACGGCTGCTTCAGCAAAGAAGACCGAGCGTACGCCATGTTGAGCCGCATCGTGACGCTGGCGTTCACTGTCCCACCACTGTGCGACGACTCAAAGCGCACTCTATTCCACAGCCTCACTAGCATGTCGAAAGAACCAGAGAGCTTAATCACAAGCAAAGGTAAACGTGGAACTGGGAGCCTCAAACATACACGTTGCTGTGTGGAGATTGCATTTGACCCTGAAGAGTCCTATGAACTGATGGACAGGGACGCAGCTGCGCCGGATGCAaacgaggaggaagtggaggagtcGGTCAGGAGCGTCCTGACCAGCGGCAAGAGGAATCTGAACGAGTACATGGTCGAGGATGCCATGTCCATGAGGAGGGAGATCAACTCCATCCGAATGACTGTGATCATTATGAAGGCCTTGAAGAAGGAGCTTCCGCCAGCAGACCACATCGCAGCGTGGGTGGTCCTGGCCAATCAGTGGCCCTGCCGCCTCAGCTGGATCATCCAGTGTGTGGAAGACGCTCAGCAGAGAGCAGCCATTGACCTTAACGACGAGGTCGACGCGGCTGATCCAAAGACTTTGTGGGAAGTCTTCAGTGAGTCCAGGGCTGAGCTGTATGTGATGAGTGCACAGATTGAGGACCTCCTCGAGCAAGACGGAGACCCTGAGATGTTTGAAAGATTTCTCAAGATGGATTTCCGATTCACGGTACAGGACTTGAAAACCTTTGAAGAGGCGACGGTGAACCTGGACCGCTCGATTAGGACACAGCTGGCTCAGCTCAGAGGGACCGCCAGGCTGAAAGATTCTGGCTGGATGAGGAACCTCGCTCCTCTACCAATCACAACTATCATCAATATGGATAAAGAGGATGTGTGCAAAGAG TTGGCAAGAATGGAATTTGCCAGTAAGTACATTGATGTTGTGAGAAGCAAAGACCTCAACGGCCTGGCCCTGATCTTTGGGGATGCAGATGACCTTAAAGACATCCTAGGTATGACCTTAGGTGAATGGGCTACTTTTAGACTGCACTTCCTGGGTCTACCATCACATCTCCGACCCCAACATAAGAAAATGGCAGTGACACCATTACATTCTCAGAACCAGCGGTCGAGATTTCATCTCCATGCTCCCAGTTAG